A portion of the Perognathus longimembris pacificus isolate PPM17 chromosome 20, ASM2315922v1, whole genome shotgun sequence genome contains these proteins:
- the LOC125339010 gene encoding cytochrome P450 2F1-like — protein sequence MDGVGTVVLLLLLARVYLLLSLGFRSKGRLPPGPRPLPVLGNLLQLPSRDLLTSLTKLSKEYGSVYTMYLGPRRVAVLSGYHTVKEALVDQGEEFSGRGDYPVFFNFTKGNGKLPPSPPFPKLSRPPVTPGP from the exons ATGGATGGTGTGGGCACCGTggtgctgctcctgctgctggccAGGGTCTACCTGCTCCTGTCCCTTGGCTTTCGGAGCAAGGGCAGGCTGCCCCCGGGCCCCAGGCCTCTCCCGGTTCTGGGGAACCTGCTGCAGCTACCCTCCCGAGATTTGCTGACCTCGCTCACCAAG CTGAGCAAGGAGTATGGCTCCGTGTACACCATGTACCTGGGCCCCAGGCGTGTGGCGGTGCTCAGCGGGTACCACACGGTGAAGGAGGCGCTGGTGGACCAGGGGGAGGAGTTCAGTGGCCGTGGAGATTACCCAGTGTTTTTCAACTTCACTAAGGGCAATGGTaagcttcctccctctcctccattcCCCAAGCTTTCCAGACCCCCAGTCACCCCAGGACCTTGA